Proteins found in one Lysinibacillus fusiformis genomic segment:
- a CDS encoding YlbG family protein: MNERQGLIVYVHQLKHAKSLRKYGHVLYISRRQKYVVLYCDREDIDMMTTKLQRLPFVKDVVASYRPFVKTEYENAKPDKAKEYDYKVGL, translated from the coding sequence ATGAACGAACGACAAGGGCTAATCGTTTACGTCCATCAATTAAAACATGCGAAGTCACTTCGGAAATATGGTCATGTTCTTTATATTTCTAGAAGGCAAAAATACGTAGTGCTTTACTGCGATCGTGAGGACATTGACATGATGACAACAAAACTACAACGCCTTCCATTTGTAAAAGACGTTGTGGCGTCTTATCGTCCATTTGTAAAAACTGAATATGAAAATGCAAAACCAGATAAAGCAAAGGAATATGACTATAAGGTAGGTCTATAA
- a CDS encoding cytochrome c oxidase subunit 3: MDFNTKFTPHTWPDHPEQATMEGKNKVVGFWIFLACEVVLFASLFATYLALKNKGPAGMEFTTQGLFELPLAFAMTMLLLTSSLTSVYAIYHMRNFNFKGMQTWLAITLALGLGFLALEIYEFNHYVHLGFTFNQSAFATAFYSLVGTHGFHVTLGLVWIGTLMIRNAKRGLNLYNAPKFFVAALYWHFIDVVWVFIFTVVYLMGVIG, encoded by the coding sequence ATGGATTTCAATACTAAATTTACTCCTCATACTTGGCCAGATCATCCTGAACAAGCTACGATGGAAGGTAAAAATAAAGTCGTTGGTTTCTGGATTTTCCTTGCCTGTGAAGTTGTACTTTTCGCAAGTTTATTCGCTACTTATTTAGCGCTTAAGAACAAAGGGCCAGCTGGCATGGAGTTCACAACTCAAGGTTTATTTGAATTACCATTAGCATTTGCTATGACGATGTTATTATTAACATCATCACTAACATCTGTTTATGCAATTTACCATATGCGTAACTTTAACTTTAAAGGCATGCAAACTTGGTTAGCGATTACATTAGCTTTAGGTCTTGGATTCTTAGCACTTGAAATCTATGAGTTCAACCACTATGTGCACCTTGGTTTTACATTTAACCAATCTGCATTCGCAACAGCGTTCTATTCTTTAGTTGGTACACACGGTTTCCACGTAACTTTAGGACTTGTATGGATTGGAACTTTAATGATCCGTAATGCTAAACGTGGATTAAACCTGTACAATGCACCTAAATTCTTCGTAGCTGCTTTATATTGGCACTTTATTGACGTAGTTTGGGTATTTATCTTTACAGTAGTTTACTTGATGGGAGTGATCGGATAA
- a CDS encoding YugN family protein, with protein sequence MYFENTNLENLTADQELIVSIMKKHGLECDGGWDYERMTFDKRFDTREGRYYLRVFAYAISGDVGAHDAILTLMKPVLGKYYYPHGVEYGDDEVYPAHLVKKCEEILKKVKLELDQFSIEPTNKNNFEPVNAR encoded by the coding sequence ATGTATTTTGAAAATACTAACCTTGAAAATTTAACAGCTGATCAAGAGCTAATTGTCAGCATTATGAAAAAACATGGTTTAGAATGTGATGGCGGCTGGGATTACGAGCGTATGACATTCGATAAACGATTCGATACTCGTGAAGGTCGTTATTACCTACGCGTATTCGCATATGCTATTTCTGGTGATGTTGGTGCACACGATGCCATCCTTACATTAATGAAACCAGTCCTTGGTAAATACTATTATCCACACGGTGTTGAATATGGCGATGACGAAGTTTATCCAGCACACCTTGTAAAAAAATGTGAAGAAATCTTAAAAAAGGTTAAATTAGAATTAGATCAATTCTCTATCGAACCTACAAATAAAAATAACTTTGAACCTGTTAACGCACGCTAA
- a CDS encoding PaaI family thioesterase produces the protein MMTTSKGQIEQLVAEILQDSTEEDEDVLLHLLNGLREKQQGIHRRYINATLHMVGKFEPEVSEVRIPITPVIHNTIKVPHGGIIATIADAAMGGLASRSVPEGYNVVTTNMNISYIATTTNKELIARGRFVHKGRQTLVMECDIEDETGRKLAIATGSFFVIQRRP, from the coding sequence ATGATGACAACATCTAAAGGTCAGATTGAACAGTTAGTTGCCGAGATTTTACAAGACAGTACCGAGGAAGATGAAGATGTTTTATTACATCTTTTAAATGGACTACGGGAGAAACAGCAAGGCATTCACCGTCGTTATATTAATGCTACTTTACATATGGTAGGAAAGTTTGAGCCTGAGGTCAGCGAGGTACGTATCCCTATTACACCTGTTATTCACAATACGATAAAGGTGCCACATGGGGGTATTATTGCAACGATTGCTGATGCCGCTATGGGAGGGCTTGCTTCACGCTCTGTGCCTGAGGGATATAATGTAGTTACTACGAATATGAATATATCGTATATCGCTACCACAACGAATAAAGAATTGATTGCACGTGGTCGTTTTGTTCATAAGGGCCGCCAAACACTTGTCATGGAATGTGATATCGAAGATGAGACTGGTCGCAAGCTTGCCATTGCTACAGGATCTTTCTTTGTTATTCAGCGTCGTCCATAA
- a CDS encoding DUF420 domain-containing protein: MELQILPTISTSFIVISAVLVAIGWGLIIKRNVEGHKKVMLAAGVAALIFFIIYASRTIFIGNTAFGGGEDLKPYYTFFLIFHIILATSGAVFGIVSIISGLKTNLKLHRRIGPITSIIWFFVAITGVLVYLLLYILFEPGETTSVIKAILGF, encoded by the coding sequence ATGGAATTGCAAATTTTGCCTACTATTAGTACATCGTTTATCGTTATTAGTGCTGTACTAGTAGCGATAGGATGGGGCTTAATTATAAAAAGAAATGTAGAGGGGCATAAGAAAGTAATGCTTGCTGCAGGGGTTGCGGCACTTATTTTCTTTATTATCTATGCATCCCGTACCATCTTTATTGGAAATACGGCTTTTGGCGGTGGAGAAGATTTAAAACCATATTATACGTTCTTCTTGATTTTCCATATTATTTTGGCGACATCTGGAGCCGTGTTTGGTATCGTTAGTATTATTTCAGGTTTAAAAACAAACCTAAAATTACACAGACGAATTGGGCCAATTACAAGTATTATTTGGTTCTTCGTTGCCATAACAGGCGTACTCGTTTATTTATTATTGTATATTTTATTTGAACCAGGTGAAACAACATCTGTTATTAAAGCCATTTTAGGGTTTTAA
- a CDS encoding YlbF family regulator, with protein MMMTSDWVIILDEAEALCEMILSSEPAMALQQAYEAVYSDAQIVEAIYAFNRMKEQYEDVQRFGKYHPDYHTIMKSIRQQKRALDLNEKVSALKTAENDFQDLLDEISLLIGKTVSEAVKVPLSNPFFASGSSCGGGCGSGGSCSCSA; from the coding sequence ATGATGATGACCTCTGACTGGGTAATCATTTTGGATGAGGCGGAAGCGCTTTGTGAGATGATTCTTTCCTCAGAACCTGCGATGGCGCTACAACAAGCGTATGAAGCAGTATATAGTGATGCACAAATTGTTGAAGCTATATATGCATTTAATCGCATGAAAGAGCAGTACGAAGATGTACAACGTTTCGGAAAATATCATCCGGACTACCATACAATTATGAAGTCGATTCGCCAACAGAAAAGGGCCCTCGACTTAAATGAAAAAGTTTCAGCCTTGAAAACTGCTGAAAACGATTTTCAGGATTTACTTGATGAGATTAGCCTATTAATAGGAAAAACAGTCTCTGAAGCGGTAAAAGTTCCTTTAAGTAATCCATTCTTTGCATCTGGTTCATCTTGCGGAGGTGGATGCGGCTCGGGCGGTTCATGCTCTTGCTCAGCATAA
- a CDS encoding cytochrome C oxidase subunit IV family protein, with protein MSSHDTPIVAKTQAQYEYDRHHNAVHMRKQVINFAIMIFFTFIAFAVVAADFSKYLIMPFVLLLAGVQVVLQLYSFMHLEDKKTHFGGVIGFFMWMGILIAFTFFLAFLTIIWW; from the coding sequence ATGTCTTCACACGATACACCTATAGTTGCTAAGACACAAGCACAGTATGAGTATGATCGTCATCATAATGCCGTTCATATGCGTAAACAAGTAATCAACTTTGCGATTATGATTTTCTTTACTTTTATCGCATTCGCAGTAGTTGCAGCTGATTTTTCTAAATACTTAATTATGCCATTCGTATTATTGTTGGCTGGCGTTCAAGTTGTACTTCAACTTTATTCTTTCATGCACTTAGAAGACAAAAAAACTCACTTTGGTGGCGTTATTGGTTTCTTCATGTGGATGGGAATTTTAATCGCATTTACATTCTTCTTAGCATTTTTAACAATCATTTGGTGGTAA
- a CDS encoding glycerophosphodiester phosphodiesterase, with amino-acid sequence MGKKTKIALAIAAASAAAWAGSKAISKPQQREGKQALQFERPVILAHRGGALLAPEHTMVAFEKAAQLGVDGFEIDIRLTKDEEIIVFHDDTVERTTDGYGLIADMTLAEINALNHGYQFEDLDGNFPYREDKLNVVTLRELLETYPNMLINIDIKDAPDTYEGSLMPSKLWRLIEELQAEHRVVVTSFYGEQIDRFNLYAQNQVALGAGESDVRKAFASFSSQFGHLYHPKVDVFQIPPKSGVIALDSPKFIQFLNNLNIPVHYWTINDIDTMKKLLNNGAKGVITDRPDIAVELLQAQESK; translated from the coding sequence ATGGGTAAGAAAACAAAAATTGCGCTTGCAATTGCAGCAGCAAGTGCAGCAGCTTGGGCAGGTAGTAAAGCTATTTCAAAACCACAGCAACGCGAAGGTAAGCAAGCATTACAATTCGAACGCCCCGTAATTCTTGCACATCGTGGCGGAGCTCTTTTAGCACCTGAACATACAATGGTTGCATTTGAAAAAGCAGCACAGCTAGGTGTTGACGGCTTTGAAATCGACATTCGCCTAACGAAAGATGAGGAAATTATTGTTTTCCATGACGACACAGTTGAACGTACAACGGATGGCTATGGACTCATTGCAGATATGACATTGGCAGAAATCAATGCCTTAAATCATGGCTACCAATTTGAAGATTTGGATGGAAACTTCCCATATCGTGAGGACAAATTAAATGTCGTGACATTACGAGAGTTGCTTGAAACCTATCCAAACATGTTAATCAACATTGATATCAAAGATGCTCCAGACACTTATGAAGGAAGTCTAATGCCTTCTAAACTTTGGCGCTTAATTGAAGAACTTCAAGCTGAACATCGTGTCGTTGTGACAAGCTTTTATGGTGAGCAAATAGATCGCTTTAATTTATATGCTCAAAATCAAGTAGCACTTGGTGCAGGTGAATCAGATGTAAGAAAAGCATTTGCTTCCTTCTCAAGTCAGTTTGGACATTTATATCATCCTAAAGTGGATGTTTTCCAAATCCCTCCGAAGTCAGGGGTTATTGCATTAGATTCTCCAAAATTTATTCAGTTTTTAAATAACCTCAATATTCCTGTCCACTATTGGACAATCAATGATATAGATACGATGAAAAAGTTACTCAATAATGGGGCAAAGGGCGTTATTACAGACCGTCCTGATATTGCTGTTGAGTTATTACAAGCTCAAGAGTCTAAATAA
- a CDS encoding tartrate dehydrogenase has protein sequence MKTYRIAVIPGDGIGKEVVPAAIKVLDQAALLDGRFQFEWTTFPWGCDYYLETGKMMPDNGIELLKQFDQIFLGAVGMSDLVPDHVSLWGLLIKIRRELQQAINVRPAKLLQGLPSPLRQPNGFDFIVVRENSEGEYAESGGRIHSGQDEVAIQNAVFTRKGTERAMRYAFELAKTRRGHVTSATKSNGITYSMPFWDEVFAQVGKEYEEVGQASNHIDALAAFLVMKPENFDVIVASNLFGDILTELGGAIMGSIGIAPAANLNIEGHYPSMFEPVHGSAPDIAGQGIANPIGQIWTGKMMLDFLGYQDVGTSILDAIEQTLAQGIKTPDLGGTATLQEVTDAIIDYLT, from the coding sequence ATGAAAACATATCGAATTGCTGTGATTCCAGGGGATGGAATAGGAAAAGAGGTTGTACCAGCTGCAATAAAAGTTCTTGATCAAGCAGCGTTATTAGATGGTCGCTTTCAATTTGAATGGACAACTTTTCCCTGGGGCTGTGACTACTATTTAGAGACAGGTAAAATGATGCCTGATAATGGCATTGAGCTGTTAAAACAGTTTGATCAAATTTTTTTAGGGGCAGTGGGAATGTCTGATTTGGTTCCAGATCATGTATCATTATGGGGCCTTCTCATTAAAATTCGACGCGAGCTACAGCAAGCTATTAATGTACGACCTGCGAAGCTATTACAAGGGTTACCATCACCTTTACGACAACCAAATGGCTTTGACTTTATTGTTGTAAGGGAAAATTCTGAAGGGGAGTATGCTGAAAGCGGAGGAAGAATACATAGTGGTCAAGATGAGGTGGCAATCCAAAATGCCGTTTTTACAAGAAAGGGTACAGAACGGGCGATGCGCTATGCATTTGAACTAGCCAAAACACGTCGTGGACATGTAACAAGTGCTACAAAATCAAATGGGATTACATATAGCATGCCTTTTTGGGATGAAGTGTTTGCTCAAGTAGGAAAAGAATATGAAGAGGTAGGTCAAGCATCTAATCATATTGATGCACTAGCGGCATTTTTAGTGATGAAGCCAGAAAACTTTGATGTTATCGTAGCATCCAATTTATTTGGGGATATTTTAACAGAACTAGGCGGTGCCATTATGGGAAGCATCGGTATTGCACCTGCAGCAAATTTAAACATTGAAGGGCATTATCCATCGATGTTTGAGCCAGTCCATGGTTCTGCACCAGATATAGCTGGTCAAGGAATTGCCAATCCCATAGGGCAAATTTGGACAGGGAAGATGATGCTTGATTTCCTTGGTTATCAAGATGTGGGAACAAGTATATTAGATGCTATTGAGCAAACATTAGCGCAGGGTATAAAAACGCCTGATTTGGGTGGAACTGCCACACTACAAGAAGTAACTGATGCAATCATAGATTATTTAACATAA
- a CDS encoding DUF7147 family protein: MPQQFIELGEGYGDVYELLEIIKTNQERFHQAFLLTSTKEDKKVISLAVALKPVGESKFMPIYICREGIPYNEEQPTQRQKMFEAQIEQLGRKAVVVEIKHSSIFSESKLFYQYLIGILRLNNYIPALT, encoded by the coding sequence ATGCCACAACAATTTATAGAATTAGGAGAAGGCTATGGTGATGTTTACGAGCTACTCGAAATTATTAAAACCAACCAGGAACGTTTTCATCAAGCCTTTTTACTAACATCTACAAAAGAAGACAAGAAGGTGATTTCTTTAGCTGTCGCCCTTAAACCAGTCGGCGAAAGTAAGTTCATGCCTATTTATATTTGTCGAGAAGGCATCCCATACAATGAAGAACAGCCAACACAGCGACAAAAAATGTTTGAAGCACAAATAGAACAACTCGGTCGAAAAGCAGTAGTTGTAGAAATAAAGCACTCATCTATATTTTCGGAATCAAAACTATTTTATCAATACTTAATCGGTATATTAAGACTAAATAACTATATACCTGCATTAACATGA
- the ctaG gene encoding cytochrome c oxidase assembly factor CtaG: MPLSIFGFQALWSPYLIGVLVFITIIYFLVTTKWRKDFKVSEPLKKSEAIYFVLAMITIYIIKGSPIDLMAHIMFTMHMVQMAILLLLVPIFLIKGIPWWVWKVAIEAPVVRTLFKVLTLPVVAVFVFIGLFSFYHLPSILDYIKLNETLHGTYTFVLFLSAVFMYWPLIQNMPDSAQMKPLHKLAYIIANAVLITPACGLIIFAPNAMYETYTNGDAWLKAMELCVPASTLSGLSLSGPELFTDMKPVADQQLGGVLMKILQELIFGVLIGIIFTRWYRSEQKDPDKITADALAAHQKKWESQQQH, translated from the coding sequence ATGCCACTTAGTATATTTGGTTTTCAAGCATTGTGGAGCCCATATTTAATAGGGGTTCTTGTTTTTATAACAATCATCTATTTTTTAGTCACAACAAAGTGGCGTAAAGATTTTAAAGTAAGTGAACCTTTGAAAAAAAGTGAAGCTATTTATTTTGTGTTAGCTATGATTACCATTTATATTATCAAAGGATCCCCTATTGATTTAATGGCTCATATTATGTTTACCATGCACATGGTGCAAATGGCTATTTTGTTATTGCTAGTACCTATTTTCTTAATTAAAGGAATCCCTTGGTGGGTTTGGAAGGTGGCTATTGAGGCACCGGTTGTTAGAACATTGTTTAAAGTGTTAACATTACCAGTCGTTGCAGTCTTTGTATTTATCGGTCTATTTTCTTTCTATCATTTACCTTCCATATTGGATTACATTAAATTAAATGAAACATTACATGGTACCTATACATTTGTATTATTTCTTTCTGCAGTGTTTATGTACTGGCCTTTAATTCAAAATATGCCAGATAGTGCTCAAATGAAGCCTTTGCATAAATTAGCCTATATTATTGCCAATGCCGTTTTAATTACACCTGCTTGTGGATTAATCATCTTTGCCCCAAATGCAATGTATGAGACATATACAAACGGTGATGCATGGTTAAAGGCAATGGAGCTTTGTGTACCAGCCTCTACGTTGTCAGGCCTATCTTTATCTGGACCAGAGCTATTTACAGACATGAAACCTGTTGCAGATCAGCAATTAGGAGGCGTGTTAATGAAAATCTTACAAGAACTTATTTTTGGTGTACTAATTGGTATAATTTTCACAAGATGGTATCGTTCTGAGCAAAAAGATCCAGATAAAATCACTGCTGATGCTTTAGCTGCCCATCAAAAAAAGTGGGAAAGTCAACAGCAACATTAA
- a CDS encoding CAP domain-containing protein, translating to MKALFRILMVGGAIALIGFMFFNTPKENEPLEGPNTNSNIIPQTQLKQQPAIGAMTRPQTGISTLIGKGTQTVLEKYGEPARKEPSSFGYQWWVYNEDVSTFFMIGINNNIVTQIYIAGQEIDAFPFKVGQKRDEIYRMTIIDYEVAATVGENIFIFSMSEEDMQTRLLVQFDGLYAQLYIDRETSELQGIRYTDSETLVLHQPYEMSYQGELVRRTPPSSFLQQEIDVANAKQLDDLLNVTRVHHDLLPLEMDESLEEAARMHSEDMKVQNFLAHESPTYGDLKKRLQAQNIDYSEANENLATAYFDAIEAMHGWTNSPEHRKVLLNDKYTRVGSGAFVDYYTQIYLEPTPQELDSKEQDNEERKNEEQDNEERKNEKQDSEDSTEKSDQTSP from the coding sequence ATGAAAGCTTTATTCCGCATTTTAATGGTTGGTGGTGCAATCGCGTTAATTGGCTTTATGTTTTTTAATACCCCGAAGGAAAACGAGCCATTAGAAGGGCCAAATACCAATTCTAATATTATTCCTCAAACTCAGCTAAAGCAGCAACCTGCAATAGGAGCAATGACACGTCCACAAACGGGTATATCTACATTGATAGGAAAAGGCACACAAACTGTTTTAGAAAAATATGGGGAGCCGGCAAGAAAAGAGCCATCCTCATTTGGTTATCAATGGTGGGTCTACAATGAAGATGTTTCAACTTTTTTTATGATTGGTATTAATAATAATATTGTGACACAAATTTACATAGCAGGACAAGAAATTGATGCATTTCCTTTTAAAGTGGGGCAAAAACGTGATGAAATATATAGAATGACAATCATTGACTATGAGGTGGCTGCCACAGTAGGCGAAAATATTTTCATTTTCTCGATGAGTGAAGAAGATATGCAAACAAGGCTGCTTGTCCAATTTGATGGTCTTTACGCACAGCTTTATATAGATAGGGAGACAAGTGAGTTACAGGGGATACGCTATACAGACAGTGAAACACTTGTCCTTCATCAGCCATATGAAATGAGTTATCAAGGAGAGCTTGTTAGACGTACCCCACCTTCCTCATTTTTACAGCAAGAAATTGATGTGGCCAACGCTAAACAGCTAGATGATTTGTTAAATGTTACAAGAGTCCATCATGATTTACTTCCTTTAGAAATGGATGAATCATTGGAGGAAGCGGCAAGAATGCATAGTGAAGATATGAAGGTACAAAATTTTTTAGCACATGAATCGCCGACCTATGGCGATCTAAAAAAACGATTACAAGCACAAAATATCGATTATAGTGAAGCGAATGAAAACCTGGCCACTGCCTATTTTGATGCGATTGAAGCTATGCATGGCTGGACAAATTCTCCTGAACACAGAAAAGTACTTTTGAATGATAAATACACCCGCGTTGGTTCTGGTGCATTTGTAGATTATTATACGCAAATTTATCTTGAGCCCACTCCACAAGAATTGGATAGTAAAGAGCAAGATAACGAAGAACGGAAAAATGAAGAACAAGATAACGAAGAACGGAAAAATGAAAAACAAGATAGTGAAGATTCTACAGAGAAATCAGATCAAACCTCACCATAA
- a CDS encoding UDP-N-acetylmuramoyl-L-alanyl-D-glutamate--2,6-diaminopimelate ligase: MQLAELLKDWPCSVTGGSIRTEITGVEDYAQAVQPGDIFIVRKGKKTSGSRFVKEALARGAAAIVSEESISLPIIDKEIPFVWVPNTALFLSYASAKLAAFPAEALTVIAITGTNGKTTVSHFVSQLLNALHKQAAVIGTVGFFINGEKQQTAYEQLTTLQAKELHPILKQCVRKGVTHVVLEASSMGLQQHRLDHCDIDCGVFLNLSEDHLEDHGGLEAYKRAKKRLADLSKKLVLNGDDNFCRSVGIYDKKKSCSFGFDNHNDLHIQIVSESVGKTVLCLQTTASEHIVEIPFVGKYHVQNAVAALMAVWRSGVPMEDIVGHLWTLRLPEGRLEKIENPLGIDVYVDYAHTAEALQAVLQTFDRSKTIYLVFSCGGNRDKAKRFAMGAVASKYADVIYLTTDNPRDEDPIVINESIIAGFTEQQYYEIYLDRKLAIHQALAKAEKGDIVLVAGKGHEQTQQIKNQKFPFSDQQCIKDYFASLIMDDAE, encoded by the coding sequence TTGCAATTAGCAGAGCTATTAAAAGACTGGCCATGTAGCGTGACGGGGGGATCTATACGGACAGAAATTACTGGTGTAGAGGACTATGCACAGGCAGTACAACCTGGTGATATCTTTATTGTACGAAAAGGTAAAAAAACATCGGGAAGTCGGTTTGTCAAAGAAGCATTGGCAAGAGGAGCTGCTGCTATCGTTTCAGAAGAAAGCATCTCTTTGCCAATTATCGATAAAGAAATTCCTTTTGTATGGGTTCCTAATACAGCATTATTTTTATCGTATGCAAGTGCAAAGCTTGCTGCTTTTCCAGCAGAAGCTTTAACTGTTATTGCCATTACAGGTACAAATGGAAAGACTACAGTGAGCCATTTTGTCAGTCAGCTTCTAAATGCTCTACATAAACAAGCAGCAGTTATCGGAACGGTTGGCTTTTTTATCAATGGCGAAAAACAACAAACGGCTTATGAGCAATTAACAACATTGCAAGCTAAAGAATTACACCCCATTCTAAAGCAGTGTGTGCGAAAAGGTGTTACACATGTTGTGCTAGAAGCTTCTTCAATGGGGTTGCAGCAGCATAGACTCGATCATTGTGACATTGATTGTGGTGTATTTTTAAATTTATCAGAAGATCATTTAGAAGATCATGGTGGGTTAGAAGCTTATAAACGTGCTAAGAAACGATTAGCGGATTTATCAAAAAAGCTAGTATTAAATGGAGATGATAACTTTTGCCGTTCTGTAGGCATCTATGATAAGAAAAAATCTTGCTCATTTGGTTTTGATAATCACAATGATTTACATATCCAAATCGTCAGTGAATCAGTTGGAAAAACCGTCCTTTGTCTACAGACTACAGCGAGTGAGCATATTGTGGAAATTCCTTTTGTCGGAAAATATCATGTACAAAATGCTGTGGCTGCCTTAATGGCCGTATGGCGCTCAGGTGTCCCTATGGAAGATATAGTTGGACATCTGTGGACATTAAGGCTACCAGAGGGCAGGCTAGAGAAGATTGAAAATCCATTAGGGATTGATGTATATGTAGATTATGCCCATACAGCAGAAGCTTTACAAGCGGTATTACAAACCTTTGATCGTTCCAAAACAATTTACCTTGTCTTCAGTTGTGGTGGAAATCGTGATAAGGCGAAACGTTTTGCTATGGGAGCAGTAGCAAGTAAATACGCTGATGTTATTTATTTAACAACAGACAATCCACGTGATGAAGATCCAATTGTAATTAATGAAAGTATTATTGCTGGTTTTACAGAGCAACAATATTATGAAATATACTTAGATCGGAAGCTTGCTATCCATCAAGCGTTAGCAAAGGCAGAAAAGGGCGACATTGTTCTTGTTGCCGGAAAAGGGCATGAACAAACTCAGCAAATAAAAAACCAAAAATTCCCTTTTTCCGATCAACAATGCATTAAAGACTATTTTGCAAGTCTAATTATGGACGACGCTGAATAA
- the ytvI gene encoding sporulation integral membrane protein YtvI: MLSFFNRPFFRHPIIVIAMGILILWSISISLPILLAYLTALLLEPIIVRMSKRFRKKRKIVVFFFFLFFLSISLLLCSLLLYISWKQFSSFIIDIPDYLNQLSALWIQMQSKLSNYTYHLPVELVSQIQSMIAKALASIEKFSLSLTNVNVWSTLLTYIPTRLFDIFVYWIVLYMLLLELPTINRKLLTPVPFHYHQKIIFIGQRVKLALFGFLKAQFLVGIGIFALSFAAFYFLKTPFPILLAILLVVLDFIPFLDSFILLVPWAIYQVFAGDYLYAVVLILLTIGQFLVRRMIEPKIIGDKIGLSSLNTFIAMFIGFKIFGFLGILIGPLLVVVVLSLFQPTIKNLPPVQK, translated from the coding sequence ATGTTGTCATTTTTTAATCGTCCTTTTTTTCGTCATCCCATTATTGTTATCGCAATGGGTATACTTATTCTTTGGTCCATCTCCATATCGTTACCAATTTTACTTGCCTACTTAACCGCCTTACTTTTAGAACCGATTATTGTTCGAATGAGCAAACGGTTTCGAAAAAAACGGAAAATCGTTGTCTTTTTCTTTTTTCTATTTTTTCTAAGTATATCTTTATTATTATGTTCACTTCTCCTTTATATAAGCTGGAAACAATTTTCTTCCTTTATCATTGATATACCTGATTATCTTAATCAATTATCTGCTCTATGGATTCAAATGCAATCGAAGCTCAGCAATTACACCTATCATTTACCCGTAGAGCTCGTTTCACAAATTCAATCCATGATTGCAAAAGCTTTAGCTTCCATCGAAAAATTTTCCCTATCCTTAACAAACGTCAATGTTTGGTCAACATTACTAACATATATTCCCACACGTCTATTTGATATTTTTGTTTATTGGATTGTGTTGTACATGTTACTTTTAGAATTACCAACAATTAATCGTAAATTATTAACGCCCGTTCCTTTTCATTACCATCAAAAAATTATCTTTATTGGTCAACGTGTTAAGCTAGCCTTATTTGGATTTCTAAAAGCTCAATTCCTTGTAGGGATAGGTATCTTTGCTTTATCATTCGCTGCATTTTATTTTTTAAAAACACCTTTTCCTATACTGCTAGCAATACTACTGGTTGTTTTAGACTTTATCCCTTTTCTTGATTCATTTATATTATTAGTCCCATGGGCGATCTATCAAGTCTTTGCAGGCGATTATTTATATGCAGTTGTCTTAATCTTATTAACCATTGGGCAATTTCTAGTCCGACGAATGATTGAACCAAAAATTATTGGCGATAAAATTGGTCTTTCTTCCTTGAATACCTTTATTGCCATGTTTATTGGTTTTAAAATCTTTGGATTTCTTGGAATATTAATTGGTCCATTACTTGTTGTCGTAGTGCTCTCACTATTCCAACCAACTATAAAAAATCTCCCTCCTGTACAAAAATAA